The genomic interval CTTTGACCATGACGAGATGACCCAGCAGAAACTGGCTGACCTGGCGTGTGTCACACGTCAGACCATCATCGCGCTGGAGGCTGGCAAATACTCTCCGTCCCTGTCGCTGGCATTTCGCATCGCGAGAGTCTTCAGCCTCAAAGTAGAAGATGTGTTTCAGTACTCGGCTGAACAGGGGCCGACTGAACCCTGATCAGCAGGCTCTATTTCCCTTTCAGCCCGTCCCGGATCTGCTTCTTCAGTTCCTTGTCGATCGAGCCCGGCATCTTCATGTTCTTCATGAACGCGATCTTGCCGGCGTCCTCGAAGTACATCTTCATCCTGAACATCGCCTCGATCATCTCGACCTTTACCTCTTCGCCATCCTTCGAGATGACGATCTCGACCGGGTAGGCAGCGGCATGTGAAAGTCCGGG from Candidatus Latescibacterota bacterium carries:
- a CDS encoding helix-turn-helix transcriptional regulator yields the protein MTQQKLADLACVTRQTIIALEAGKYSPSLSLAFRIARVFSLKVEDVFQYSAEQGPTEP